The Montipora foliosa isolate CH-2021 chromosome 14, ASM3666993v2, whole genome shotgun sequence genome window below encodes:
- the LOC137984846 gene encoding transmembrane protein 41A-like, with the protein MSKTKRIFFCILGIASTFFSATLFLALLSMFRPPFNSTSASEAVENGRYDLHFPSNLEDLKSLASLIKQYRKDNFSYVVLLFCSAYLYKQTFAIPGSVFMNLLAGTIFGIWAGFPLVCLLTACGATFCYLLSKAFGKVLLLEFFPERLQALQEKVKENLDSLFFFLLFLRLFPMSPNWFLNMSSPVLDVPIVQFFFSVLIGLMPYNFICCQTGSILSQLESLDELFTVSVIIKLCGIALVALLPGLMLKKIHNKPHSD; encoded by the exons ATGTCCAAAACAAAAAGGATATTTTTTTGCATCTTAGGGATTGCTTCCACGTTTTTTTCCGCCACTCTCTTTTTGGCATTGCTTTCAATGTTCCGACCGCCGTTCAACTCTACTTCTGCCTCAGAAGCTGTGGAAAACGGACG CTATGACCTCCATTTTCCAAGCAATCTTGAAGACCTGAAGTCTCTAGCCAGCCTTATAAAGCAGTATAGAAAAGACAATTTTAGCTATGTGGTTTTGCTCTTCTGCAGTGCTTACTTGTATAAACAGACATTTGCTATTCCAGGATCCGTATTTATG AACTTGTTAGCTGGTACTATATTTGGAATCTGGGCTGGCTTTCCTTTAGTGTGTCTCTTAACTGCCTGTGGAGCcactttttgttatcttttgtCCAAAGCTTTTGGCAAAGTTCTCTTGTTAGAATTTTTTCCAGAGAGACTACAGGCCTTGCAGGAGAAG GTCAAAGAGAATCTTGATAGCTTattcttttttctattgtttttacgGCTCTTTCCCATGTCACCTAACTGGTTCCTAAACATGTCATCACCTGTTTTGGATGTACCAATAGTTCAGTTCTTTTTCTCAGTGTTAATTG gTCTCATGCCGTACAACTTTATATGCTGTCAAACCGGGTCTATTCTCTCACAGTTAGAGTCATTAGATGAACTTTTTACAGTCTCTGTGATCATCAAGCTTTGCGGTATCGCCCTGGTTGCTTTGCTTCCAGGTTTGatgctaaaaaaaattcacaataaACCTCACAGTGATTAA